ACTTCCATTCTATGCCCCATGTTAAATACTTTATACATTTCTTTCCAATCTGTGCCAGACTGTTCTTGTATCAATTTAAATAGGGGTGGAATAGGAAATAAGTTATCCTTAATCACATGAACATCGTCATTAATAAAGTGAAGCACCTTTGTTTGTGCGCCACCACTGCAATGAACTAAGCCGTGAATGTCTTTTCTGTAAGAATCTAATATTTTCTTAAGTACTGGGGCATAAGTCCTAGTAGGTGAAAGAACTAGTTTGCCAGCAGTAATGCTATTTTGCTCGTCGATTCGAACTTGGTCAGTTAATTTTTTGCCTCCCGAGAAAACTAAATCGAATGGAACTGACGGGTCAAAACTTTCTGGATAGTTATTTGCTACAGATTTCTCAAAGACATCATGGCGAGCTGAAGTTAATCCATTTGAGCCCATTCCGCCATTGTATTCAGTTTCATAAGTTGCTTGTCCGTAGGAAGCCAGGCCAACAATCACGTCTCCATCTTGAATAGTATGGTTACTGATAACTTCATCGCGTTTCATACGGCATGTAACCGTAGAATCGACAATAATTGTTCTTACTAAATCGCCAACATCAGCAGTTTCGCCTCCGGTAGAATAGATAGAGATACCAAGTGCTCTTAACTCAGCTAAAATTTCTTCAGTTCCGTTAATAATTGCGGCAATAACTTCTCCTGTAATTAGGTTTTTATTTCTGCCAATTGTTGAGGATAATAAGATGTTATCAGTAGCGCCAACACAAATTAAATCATCTAGGTTCATGATAATTGCGTCCTGTGCAATTCCTTTCCAAACAGAAATATCACCAGTTTCTTTCCAATAGGTATAAGCTAACGATGATTTTGTTCCGGCGCCATCGGCATGCATGATATTGCAATATTCTTCGTCGCCACCTAAAATATCAGGAATGATTTTGCAAAATGCTTGAGGGAAAATACCCTTGTCAATATTCTTAATAGCCGCATGTACATCTTCTTTCGATGCAGAAACGCCACGTTGGTTATACCTATTATCGCTCATTGTTGCAAAGATAAGTTTTTAAGCTGAAAGACTAAAGCTGAAAGGGTAAAGATTAGAGGTGTATTAATGATTTTGCAATCTTGTTTTGAAAAGCAGGGACAGTAGCATTTCTTGAAGTTAGTCGGGCTTTTTGCTACAATCTTTTTGTGCTTCGACTCCCGAAGAAGTCGGGACAAGTACGCTCAGCATGACAAAAAGGATTTTCGCTCCTACCGATAGCTATCGGTACCCGTTTAAATAATGCAGGTTTGTGCTTTTGCAGCCCTAAATAGTAGCACCTGCTTTTGTTTCTAAACCTTATTGCAGCGGTATACTTTTATTTGCGAAGCTTATAAAAGATGTAGCGGAAAGAAGGAATGACATTAATAGTTGTAGAGGTTTGCTTTTCAAATGCAATTTTAAGAAAAGATTTCTCGTCGCTGCGCTACCGATGTGAAATCGGCGCAAGTCTGGATGCACACTGTAAACACCCCGTCTGCCAAAGGCAGCCACCCCTCTAAAAGAGGGGAATTAAAAAAGGCGTCCCGATTAAATCGAAACGCCTTAAATGTTATAAAGAAAGAATCTTATTTTAAGAATAATAACTCTCTGAATTTAGGCAATGGCCAAACGCTATCGTCAACAATTTGCTCTAATTTATCAACGTGGTAACGGATGGTGTCAAAGTAAACTTTAACTTTTTCATCGTAACCAATTGCTTTATCACGGCTGTCTTCAATTGCATTGGTTTTTTTGCGTTCTTCTAACATCGCATCGATATTAGTTTTAACAATGCCAATATGCTCAGAAAGCGTGTTGATGATTGCAAGTGGAGTAGCAATAGCTTCTTTGCTTAAACCAAGGTCTTTTAATCCTTTTGCATTCTCAATCAAAATGTTTTGATAAGCAATTGCAGCTGGTAAAATTTGACTATTGGTCACTTCGCCCATTACACGAGCCTCGATTTGTAATTTTCTGAAGAAACTTTCTAATAAAATCTCATGACGAGCGTGTAATTCACGTTTGCTGAAGATGTTAGTTTTAGTAAACAACTCAGTAGATTTATCGCTTACGTAAGCATCTAGAGCTTTTGGAGTAGTTTTGATGTTTGATAAACCACGTTTAGCAGCTTCATCAGCCCACTCTTGGCTATAACCATTTCCTTCGAAACGAATATCTTTAGATTCTTTAATGTATCTTTTGATAACTGTTAATAAGGCAACGTCTTTTTTATCGCCTTTTTTAATCAATTTATCTACGTCTACTTTAAATTTAGTTAACTGGTCTGCAACGATTGCATTTAAAACAGTCATTGGTGCAGAAGAGTTAGCTGATGAACCTACTGCTCTTAATTCGAATTTGTTACCTGTAAATGCGAATGGAGAAGTACGGTTACGATCTGTATTATCTAAAGTAATTTGAGGGATTTTAGGAATACCTAACCATAAACCATTATCTTCTTTAGTTTTTTTGCTGATACGAGAGTGCTCGATTTCATCTAAAATCTCATCTAATTGCTGACCTAAGAAGATAGAGATGATTGCTGGTGGGGCTTCGTTAGCACCTAAACGGTGATCGTTGCTTACTGAAGTAATACTTGCTCTTAATAAATCCGCATGCTCATAAACAGCTTTAACTGTATTTACGAAGAATGTTAAGAACATTAAGTTGTTTTTAGGCGTTTTGCCTGGTGCTAATAGGTTTTTACCAGTATCAGTGATTAGAGACCAGTTGTTGTGCTTACCAGAACCATTAATACCTGCGTATGGTTTCTCATGTAATAATACTTTGAAGTTATGACGACGAGCAACTTTTTCCATTAAATCCATCAATAATTGATTGTGGTCAATAGCTAAGTTGATTTCTTCGTAAATAGGAGCACATTCAAATTGAGAAGGAGCAACCTCGTTGTGACGAGTTTTTAAAGGAATACCTAATTTTAAAGCTTCGTTTTCGAAATCTACCATATAAGCAAATACACGCTCAGGGATAGAACCGAAATAGTGGTCTTCTAATTGTTGTCCTTTAGCAGACATGTGTCCGAATAAAGTACGGCCAGTCATTACTAAATCTGGACGAGCATTAAACAAAGCAAGGTCTACTAAGAAATATTCTTGTTCAATACCTAAAGAAGCATTTACTTTAGTGATGCTTTTATCGAAATATTGACAAACATCAACAGCAGCTTTGTCCATTGCCGCTAATGCTTTTAATAAAGGTGCTTTATAATCTAAAGATTCTCCTGTATATGAAATAAATACAGTTGGAATACAAAGTGTTTTACCAGCTTTGCTTTCCATGATAAATGCTGGAGAAGAAGGATCCCAAGCAGTGTAACCACGAGCTTCGAAAGTATTACGAATACCTCCGTTAGGGAAACTAGAAGCATCTGGTTCTTGTTGAACTAATGCACTTCCAGCAAATTTTTCAATTGCTCCATCGCCACTAGGCTCAAAAAATGAATCATGTTTCTCTGCTGTAGAACCGGTTAATGGTTGAAACCAGTGCGTATAGTGAGTAGCACCTTTAGCCATTGCCCAAGTTTTCATAGCTGATGCGATTTGGTTAGCATCGTCAGCATTAATTAATTCACCTTGACCAATAGTAGAGATTAGCTTTTCATAAACTTCTTTAGACAAGAAGTCTCTCATCTTTTTCTTATCAAAAACATTCGAACCGTAAAAATCAGAAATTTTTGATGAGGGTGCTTGAACTTCTGGTGAAATTCTATTTTGCGCCTCTTTTAGAGCAATTGTTCTTAGACTTTTCATTAGTTTGTTATTTTTTTATTTGTAATGAAGCTATCATAAGTTTTTTATTGTTTGTTTTAAACGTAAACTTATGATGGTTTCATTGATTTGTTTAAATTTTATCCAAAAATAGAATTTTTTATCAATTTTTTCAATGAAATTTCAAAGTTTTAGTAAAATTTTAATGTTTTTTCTTAAAACGGACATAAAAATGGCAAAAATGTTTAAAAAAATAAAAATGTGTAAAAAATCAATATTTGCCTTTTCAAAATATTTTTGAGATTCTTTATGGAATTGTTCAATAACTAACATCATAGTTAAAAAAACCTAAAAGCTATGTTTAACAATTCATCAAATTTATACGGCAGTGAGTGGCTTGCTCTCGTATTCCAAAACAGAAACAAAAATTATGGTGCTTACGCATTAAGAACAGAGTCTTCTAACATTATGGTAAAGGCGCTATTGATTGTAGTACCTGTATTCGTTTTGCTTTTTGTTGGACCATTGATTTATGCGCAAATGCAACCAGAAGTGCCAATAATTACTCATCGAACTGTGGAAGTGCAAGATGTTGAACCAATTCATGATATGAAAAAGGAAGAGCCTAAAAAAGAGGAGCCTAAACAAGAAGAACCTGCGCCACAAGAACCAGTAAAAACAAAAGCTTTTTTAGCTCCTGTTGTTGTAGCTGAACCAATTGATGATACGCCCCCACCAACAAGTGTTGAATTGCAAACAGCAGTTATTGGCAGCACTAGCTCAGAAGGAAAGGATGGGGCTGGTAATGCTAATCCAGCACCCAGTAGTGGTGGCGGAGGTGGTACGGCAACAAATGGAGAAAGTGACACTAAAGTATATGAGACTTCAGGGGTTGAGAAATTTCCTGAATTTCCAGGAGGAATGGCTGCCTGGGCAAAATTTATTCAGAAAAATTTAAGATATCCTTATGCTGCTCAAGAAAATGAAGTGCAAGGTAAAGTTTATATCAGCTTTGTAATTGAAAAAGATGGGACTTTATCTGATGTGAAATTAGTACGTGGTATTGGTTATGGTTGTGATGATGAAGCCATGAGGGTTATCAAAAAATCTCCAAAATGGGAACCTGGCAAACAGAACAATAACAATGTAAGGGTTCGCTATAATATGCCAATTAATTATACTATTTCTAATTAATACTCCTTGATTTTTAGACAAGCGATGGGTTATTGTTACTCATCGCTTTTTTTATACCATCCATTTATAATACCACATTTGAAATTGTAATAATAACCAAACCCTTTGTGCATTATAGTTAGTGCAATTGGCATAAAATGATGACTTTATTTTTAATGCTTCTTTTACATTGAATAACTGATGTTGTTTCAATTTCTCTTCTGATAAGTATTCTTCTACTAATGGTTTAAGTATTGTTTTTAGCCACTTCGCCAAAGGAATTACAAAACCTTTTTTTGGGTTAGCTATAAAGCTTGAAGGGATGTATTTAGCAGTGATTTTTTTAAGTAAATATTTTTGTTCCCCCTCTTTAATGAACCATTTAGAATCTAATGATGCTAAATAAACGATCAATTCATTTTTTAATAGGGCATCTCTATTATCTACACCATAATGAGAAAAACACTTATCGTTTTTTAAAAAGATATTGTTAGGTAGATAATTGTGTAAATCATGAATGAGTAAGTCTTTAATGTTTTGAGCATTGCCCTTAGCTTTATTTGGAATATCTGCATCTACGTTTAATAATTTTCCAATTTGATTTAAACTATAACAGGCATTAATAGCTAGATATTTATTTAATAGCCCTTCTCCTTCTAAAACCTCTTTCAATTTAGGCTGAGTTTTCATCAGGAATTTAATCAAAGCATCTTTAAGTAATTTGGGAAGATTACCACTTAATAAGGAATTAATTTTAATTGCCTTTGCATAAGTCCTGTAGCCGCCAAATAATTCATCACCACCTTCAGAACCTAATAAAACTTTAACCTCATCTTTAACTTTATTGGCGATAAATAATAAGAGTATAGCACTACTATCGCCTATTGGTTCATCAAATACTTCGGGTAGGTTGTTGGCCATGTTAATGGCATCAACCTTGTCTAGATAAAACTCCTTATGATTTGTTTTGAGATGTTCGGCAACTTTCCTTGCTTGTAGTGCTTCGTCTAACTTTTCATTTTTATAACTTACGGTATAAGTTTTTATTCTTTTTGTCTGGTTTTTTTGCAAAATAGCAGCTACAATTGCGCTATCAAAACCACCACTTAATAGAACACCAATAGAAACATCAGCAACATTTCTCTTTAAGATCGATTCTGTTAACAGATCTTCAACATGATCTAGGATCTGTTCTTCGGTATGGTTGCTTTCGGAAATTGAGGGAATAAGCTGTTTTCTAGTTAAAGGGGTATCGTAACCATTGCCACTATGAATGTCAATTGTGGTTAAAGTACCTTTTTTAAGCTTATATATATTGTTATAAATGGTCTCTTCTCCAATAAAATAGCCATACCTGAAAAAAGTGGGTATAGCATTTTTATTAATTTCCTTTTTTATTGATGGATAGGAAATTAGCGCTCTAATTTCTGAAGCAAAGGCATAAAATCCCTTTTCTTTATAATAGTATATAGGTTTGCCTCCAATTTCATCTTTAGCAATTAACAACTGGTTTAACTTTCTGTCTATTATGGCAAAGGCAAAAGAGCCGTCTAACATTTCAAAACAGCTGTAACCCCATTTTTTATATCCCTCTAAGATAACCTCTGTATCTGATAGCGTAGAAAATATAACACCATATTTAATCAGGGCCTCTCTGAGCTCTAAATAATTAAAAATAGTACCATCTAATGTAATACTATATTTACCGCAATTTGAGGTAAATGGTTGCGAAGCTTTTTTACTTAAATCTACGGTTGCTAAACGTTGGTGGGCAATACCTAAAGTATAATGATCCTTTTGGTCGAAAATTAGCCCATTTCCATTACCACCACGATGAAGGAGGGTGGCAGATGATTGTGCTAAATCTATTTCGTTTATTTTGTGATTATGGTCTATAAATCCAGTTATTCCACTCATAATCTCTTAACAAATTTAGATTTTTAGCTAGGTTAAATCAATACTTGGTTATTTGAATTCATCAATACAATTACTCAAAATAATGAGTAGCGTATTGAGGAATCTTATCTGTTCAAACATACAAATATTTACCTAAAGTATTATTGTTTACACCAAAATGTAACTTTGTTAAATAAAAAAGGTTCTAGCAAATTTGTGCCAGAACCCTTTGGTTGTTATTAAAACGTTTAGCTTATTTTAAGCCGTCTTTTATTTTTTTAATCAGGTCTAGGTGCCCTTTAACGATAGGTGCTGTTTTAGTGGCAAAAGCTTTTAAATCCGCATCCTTACCATCTTTTGACTCTTTATCTAATAAATCCCAAGTTTTCTCATGACCATCTACCATTGCGTTTACATATTCCTTATCGAAATCTTTCCCGCTCAACTTAGCAAGGTCATCATATTTTTTCTGATGCTTCTCATCTAACGCAGTGGGTAGGGTAATGTTTTTAGCAGATGCGATTGTCATCAAATCAGCATTTGCTTTACCATGGTCAGTTACCATCATGTCAGCGAATGCTTTAATTTCAGCATTTGCTGTTTTTGTTAATGCCAACTTGCTGAATTCAACTTCTGCCATTCCGTTAGCAGCAGCATCGGTAGTAAATTGAGCGTCATTTTCGTCAACAGCTATGCCGCCCGTTGCATTTGCATTTGTAGTGGTATCTTTGGTTTCATTTAAACTGTCTGCAGTTTCTTTTGAATCCTTTGTATCACTGCCACAGCCTTGAAAAGCAAATGCAGCGATAACGATCATACTTAAAAATCCTAATTTTTTCATCTTTTTATTGTTTTTGTTTTAGTTGTGAACTATCATAATCTTAATGCTTAAGTTTTAGTCTCAAAGATTATGATGGTTTCATAGTTAGATATTTTTTGTTTTGATGCTTAACAAGGCTTATTTAAAAATGTTTGACAAACTTGAACAATACAACTTTTGGTTTTAGGTTTGATGATTCATTCACATTTTTAAGATTTCTTCCAGATAGCTAAAAACTGTATATTGGCTTAATTTATATTTAAACTAAATGAAAAAAATAAGCATCCTATTATTATTAATTACTACCTGTTTTATGGCTCAAGCTCAAACTAAAGATGAAACCAATGTTTTAACTGCTGTAGAAAATATGCGTTTAGCGTTAATTAGTGGCGAGAGAGCTGCTTTGCAAAACGTTGCAGCAGAAGATTTAAGTTACGGACACTCTAGTGGTAAATTGCAAAATAAAACCGAGTTTGTAGAGGCCATCGCTAATGGTTCATCGGATTTTGTAAGTGTTGAATATAAAAACCAAACTGTTAAAGTTACTGGGAAAACTGCTTTGGTTCGTCATGAGCTTCATGCGAAAACAAATGATGGGGGTAAGCCAGGAGAAGTACATTTAGGAATTTTGCTGGTTTGGCAAAAACAAGGAAGAGAATGGAAGCTGTTAGGTAGGCAAGCATACAAATTGATAGAGGTTAAATAAAATTGAGTCTAATACATTTCGAATGTTAACTCAATGTTAACAAAAAATAACATTAAATTAATATTGACTTAACACTGAGGGGATACTTTTAATGTATGAATTATCCAGTGTTTATATTCCATGAATTAGTACTTCGTTTTTCGGACATCAATCGGGGAATTGGTAAGTACATATCAAGCACCATTGAGAATGGAGAATGCTTGATCAATACAACAACAGGTCATATTAAAGTGGCCTTAACCATGTTAGAGAAACAATATAATAACCCAAGGTCTATTTCTAAGGAAGAGTTGCAACAATTAGCAACAGGATTTGAAATAGGTTAGTTAATATTGAATTAAAAGATATAAGAAAGCCCCAAAACTAATTAGTTTTGGGGCTTCTTCTTACTTATTCGTTTTACTTAAACTTGTAAGCAAGAGTAGTTACGAATTGGCGAGGAGCAATAGGGTTAACGCTATAGTTTTCGTGCACATAATAGTTTAGTGCATTTGTAATGTTTGAAACTTTTGCCAATAATGAAAGGCTCCTCCAAGAATACCCAGCAGAAAAATCAACTGTTGTAAATGCATCTAAAGGTATTAAACGTAAAGTTGTAGCAGCTTTATTATCATTCCAACCGCCATTGCGTTTTCCTGTATAAAAAACTGAAGTTCCTAATTTTAAGCCCTTAGCTTTTCCTTCTTGTACAGTGTAAAATAGCGTTGCGTTACCAGTATGTTTGGTTGTGCCTACCAAGCGTACATCTTCTAACATACCTGATAAAACAACCGTAGTAGTAGCATTTGGATTAGCAGGTGTTGGAGCAGGAACTATGTTTGTTGTAATTAGAGCAGTGTTGGTGTAGCGCATAAAGTTATAGCTATATCCCGCAATAAAATTTAATCCAGGTAAAATAGTTCCTGTTAAATCTGCCTCAAGCCCGTCACTTTTAGTAGTTCCATTTAATTGTTTAATGTTGCTGTTTGAGTTGATATTTCCTTGAGCATCAAACTCTGCAGTTTGTGCGATGTTGCTGTTAACTTTTCTATATACTGCTAAATTAGCTGTTAATCTACCTCCAAAAAGGTCGTTTTTAATACCAAACTCATAATCATCAACTATTGATGGGGGAAGAGCTGCAAGGAAAATATCAGTTCCAGAATTAGCTATAAAATTATTGGCGTAGCTCACATATAATGATGTAGATTGTAGAGGCTGATAAATTAATGCAAATTTTGGAGAAAATGCATCTTCAATTTTAGTTGCAGCACGTGTTACTGCCCCTGTTTCGAAAACAGTAGTTCTAGTAGGAGCATTTTTTTGATCGGTATAACGAATGCCAGCTAATACTTTAAATTTGTTTGTAATTTCGATTAAATCTTGTACAAAAGCCCCGTAACGATAAACTGGTGTAAGTGTTTCGCTAATATTAAAAGTAGTTGGCATTAAACCTGAGCCATAGTAAGTATTTGGATCAAGTAGGTTTACGTTACCATAATTATATGTGGTAATTGCGGTACCATTTGCATTTTTACCATAATTAAAACCGTTACTTGTAACTCTTGATTGATCTGCATCCAAACCAATTAATACGGTATGCTTAATTTTTCCAGTATTAAATATACCAGTTAAATTTATTTGTTGATTATAAGTGTATTCTTGTGTTTTAGCTCTTGTTAAATTACGAGCTACAACACCTGCTGCATTTGCCGCAGGACGTTCTGCTCCAAAATAATCCCTGCCATAAGATTGAAATGAACTTATAACGTTCATTTTCCAATCGTCATTGAATTTATGGTTTACGTTTAATTGGCTGGTTATAGTATTTGTGTTATTGTAGGCCCAAGGTGTATTAAGAAATTTGTTCCTGCCAAAATCTATAATTTTGCTACCAAAAGACCCTACACCGAAATCTGGTGTGTAATCACTTTTTAAATAATCACCTTGTAACAAAACATCTGTTTTATCACTTATTTTATAAAGTAAGGAAGGATTTACATAAACACGATTAGACTTTACATTATCTCTAAAACTTCCTGCTTTTTCGTAGGTGCTAATCGCTCTAAAAGCTAGTTTTTGAGAGATAGGACCATAAACATCTACCATTGGTTTATATTGATCATAACTTCCTGTACGCATAGATACCTGACCTCCATACTCAAATTGTGGTTTTTTGGTAACCATGTTTATAACGGCTCCACCAGTAACACCACCATATAATAAGGCAGCACTACCTTTTAAAACTTCTACAGATTCTAAAGTACTAGCTTCTGGACTTCCTCCAATAGAAGTACGACTTCCATTTTTAAAAGTGTTATTGCTTCCTAAGCTGTAACCACGAGCATAAAAATTCTCTCCCACACTACCACGATTTGCACCTAATGCTACACCATTAACATTTTTCATTACATCTCCCAAGCGATCAGCTTGTTGATCTGCAATAACTTGACTTGTGATGATTTGCGCAGATTGAGGTAAGTCTTTAGTTGGTATATTGGTTTTACCTAAGTTAACAGGTTTTGAATTTGGTGTTCTATAACCATTTACCGCAACTTCTTTAAGTTTTGAAGATGATTCTGCAATGGCAAAATCTACAGTTGTAGTTTGACCACTTGTCACCGAAACTTGTTTCTCTTGTGCAATTGTTCCAATTGCAGAAATTTTTAAGGTGTAGTTGCCTGCACTAACATTTTTGATAATGAAATTTCCATTTTCGTCTGTTTGGCTTGCTTTATTTGTGTTCAATAAACCTACGTTTACGTATGGAGCCGGTTTGCCATCGCTGGTTTTAACAACACCTGATATGATGCCGTTTTTTGTTTGGGCCTGCACATTCCCAAACAGGAATATGGAAATAGTGATGACACTAAGGATCTGAGTAAATAATTTATTCATCTTTTTATTTGGATTAATTCTAAACAGCGGCAAAGATATAATCCAAGCTAATAAAAGCAAAATTTATTTAGACTTATTTTAAATAATGAAGAAATAGTTGCCTCAGTCTTAGGTAATGAAGTTTTTAATTCTATCTATAGTTGAGTAAACGATAAGATAAAGTAAGGCTCCCAGTATAGTGGTTGTAAAAAAAGAAATTTAAACGAAAAATGAAATGGTATTAGCTGTTTCTTACAAACAAATCTGTTTCTAATACTTTCTTCTCGAATTCTTCTACGGGATATTTGGCTTCGATAAGTTGTAATAACATCTGAGTAGCCAATTTCCCTATTTCAAATGCTGGCTGGCGAACAGAAGTAAGGGATGGATTAAACAAGTCGAGCACATCTGAGTTACTAAAACCTGCAATAGCCATGTCTTCCGGTACAGCAATTCTTAAATTTTTAAATACGCTTAAACAACCTGTACTTAAACGATCGCCAGCTACAAATATCGCATCTGGTTTTTCAGGTAAGGCCATTAATTCTTTAATTGCATTTTCCATTTCTTCATAAATCATTCCGCCATGCGGACAATGTTTAATATAGGCAGGATTAAGCTCAATGTTATTTGCTTTGAGGGCATTTTCATATCCTTTTAAGCGCTCAATGCTTATGGATAGTTGTGTAGAACTTGTTAAGTGGGCAATACGTTTATATCCAGATTTTATGAGATGATTTGTAGCTTCAAAAGCCCCTTTTTCGTTATTAGCAATTACTTTATGGGTTTCAATTTCATCAGCAACGCGATCAAAAAATACAATTGGCAAACCTCTTTCATGTAATGAAGTAAGATGTGATATGTCTTGCGTTTGAGAAGATAATGATACTAATAAGCCATCGACAGATCTAGAAGCCAAATGCTGAACATTAATTACCTCACGGTCAAAAGATTCATGTGTTTGAGTGAGGATAACATGGTAACCTCTATCATAAGCGATAGATTCAATTCCATTAATTGCTTGAGAAAAATAACTATTAGCCACCTCGCTAACCACTACACCTATAGATTTGCTGCGACGTTCCTTTAAGCTTAATGCAATAGGATTTGGTTGATAGTTGATTTCCTTTGCATAAGCGAGTACTATTTTCTTGGTGGCAGCGCTTATTTCATGGGTATCTCTTAACGCTCTAGAAACCGTTGAGGTGGAGAGGCCTAAAGCTTTTGCAATATCTTTTATGGTTACGGGCTCAAACATAGTTGAAGCAATATTCTGCAAATATTTTAACGGTAAAAATCAAAGTATAATATTACGATTTTTTTCTGAGGCTTAAAGATAAAATTTAGATAACACT
The sequence above is drawn from the Pedobacter frigiditerrae genome and encodes:
- the asnB gene encoding asparagine synthase (glutamine-hydrolyzing); protein product: MSGITGFIDHNHKINEIDLAQSSATLLHRGGNGNGLIFDQKDHYTLGIAHQRLATVDLSKKASQPFTSNCGKYSITLDGTIFNYLELREALIKYGVIFSTLSDTEVILEGYKKWGYSCFEMLDGSFAFAIIDRKLNQLLIAKDEIGGKPIYYYKEKGFYAFASEIRALISYPSIKKEINKNAIPTFFRYGYFIGEETIYNNIYKLKKGTLTTIDIHSGNGYDTPLTRKQLIPSISESNHTEEQILDHVEDLLTESILKRNVADVSIGVLLSGGFDSAIVAAILQKNQTKRIKTYTVSYKNEKLDEALQARKVAEHLKTNHKEFYLDKVDAINMANNLPEVFDEPIGDSSAILLLFIANKVKDEVKVLLGSEGGDELFGGYRTYAKAIKINSLLSGNLPKLLKDALIKFLMKTQPKLKEVLEGEGLLNKYLAINACYSLNQIGKLLNVDADIPNKAKGNAQNIKDLLIHDLHNYLPNNIFLKNDKCFSHYGVDNRDALLKNELIVYLASLDSKWFIKEGEQKYLLKKITAKYIPSSFIANPKKGFVIPLAKWLKTILKPLVEEYLSEEKLKQHQLFNVKEALKIKSSFYANCTNYNAQRVWLLLQFQMWYYKWMV
- a CDS encoding AIR synthase related protein — translated: MSDNRYNQRGVSASKEDVHAAIKNIDKGIFPQAFCKIIPDILGGDEEYCNIMHADGAGTKSSLAYTYWKETGDISVWKGIAQDAIIMNLDDLICVGATDNILLSSTIGRNKNLITGEVIAAIINGTEEILAELRALGISIYSTGGETADVGDLVRTIIVDSTVTCRMKRDEVISNHTIQDGDVIVGLASYGQATYETEYNGGMGSNGLTSARHDVFEKSVANNYPESFDPSVPFDLVFSGGKKLTDQVRIDEQNSITAGKLVLSPTRTYAPVLKKILDSYRKDIHGLVHCSGGAQTKVLHFINDDVHVIKDNLFPIPPLFKLIQEQSGTDWKEMYKVFNMGHRMEVYVPQAIADDIIAISKSFKIDAQIIGRVEKGNQKQVTLTSEFGTFVYN
- a CDS encoding DUF4142 domain-containing protein gives rise to the protein MKKLGFLSMIVIAAFAFQGCGSDTKDSKETADSLNETKDTTTNANATGGIAVDENDAQFTTDAAANGMAEVEFSKLALTKTANAEIKAFADMMVTDHGKANADLMTIASAKNITLPTALDEKHQKKYDDLAKLSGKDFDKEYVNAMVDGHEKTWDLLDKESKDGKDADLKAFATKTAPIVKGHLDLIKKIKDGLK
- a CDS encoding energy transducer TonB, whose protein sequence is MFNNSSNLYGSEWLALVFQNRNKNYGAYALRTESSNIMVKALLIVVPVFVLLFVGPLIYAQMQPEVPIITHRTVEVQDVEPIHDMKKEEPKKEEPKQEEPAPQEPVKTKAFLAPVVVAEPIDDTPPPTSVELQTAVIGSTSSEGKDGAGNANPAPSSGGGGGTATNGESDTKVYETSGVEKFPEFPGGMAAWAKFIQKNLRYPYAAQENEVQGKVYISFVIEKDGTLSDVKLVRGIGYGCDDEAMRVIKKSPKWEPGKQNNNNVRVRYNMPINYTISN
- a CDS encoding glutamine synthetase III; this translates as MKSLRTIALKEAQNRISPEVQAPSSKISDFYGSNVFDKKKMRDFLSKEVYEKLISTIGQGELINADDANQIASAMKTWAMAKGATHYTHWFQPLTGSTAEKHDSFFEPSGDGAIEKFAGSALVQQEPDASSFPNGGIRNTFEARGYTAWDPSSPAFIMESKAGKTLCIPTVFISYTGESLDYKAPLLKALAAMDKAAVDVCQYFDKSITKVNASLGIEQEYFLVDLALFNARPDLVMTGRTLFGHMSAKGQQLEDHYFGSIPERVFAYMVDFENEALKLGIPLKTRHNEVAPSQFECAPIYEEINLAIDHNQLLMDLMEKVARRHNFKVLLHEKPYAGINGSGKHNNWSLITDTGKNLLAPGKTPKNNLMFLTFFVNTVKAVYEHADLLRASITSVSNDHRLGANEAPPAIISIFLGQQLDEILDEIEHSRISKKTKEDNGLWLGIPKIPQITLDNTDRNRTSPFAFTGNKFELRAVGSSANSSAPMTVLNAIVADQLTKFKVDVDKLIKKGDKKDVALLTVIKRYIKESKDIRFEGNGYSQEWADEAAKRGLSNIKTTPKALDAYVSDKSTELFTKTNIFSKRELHARHEILLESFFRKLQIEARVMGEVTNSQILPAAIAYQNILIENAKGLKDLGLSKEAIATPLAIINTLSEHIGIVKTNIDAMLEERKKTNAIEDSRDKAIGYDEKVKVYFDTIRYHVDKLEQIVDDSVWPLPKFRELLFLK
- a CDS encoding nuclear transport factor 2 family protein; this encodes MKKISILLLLITTCFMAQAQTKDETNVLTAVENMRLALISGERAALQNVAAEDLSYGHSSGKLQNKTEFVEAIANGSSDFVSVEYKNQTVKVTGKTALVRHELHAKTNDGGKPGEVHLGILLVWQKQGREWKLLGRQAYKLIEVK